A genomic stretch from Bacillus sp. E(2018) includes:
- the ald gene encoding alanine dehydrogenase has protein sequence MKIGVPTEIKNNENRVAMTPAGVLNLVASGHEVFIQKGAGIGSGFTDEEYESAGGVIVETPTQAWSMDMVMKVKEPLPEEYCFFREGLILFTYLHLAPEPELTKALTDNKVVGIAYETVQLPNGTLPLLTPMSEVAGRMSAQIGAQFLEKPKGGLGILLSGIPGVRRGKVTVIGGGVVGTNAAKIAMGLGADVTIIDLNPERLRQLDDIFGVEINTLISNPLNIALAVQESALVIGAVLIPGARAPKLVTEEMIKGMQPGSVIVDVAIDQGGIFETVDRITTHDNPTYEKHGVLHYAVANMPGAVPRTSTIGLTNVTVPYALQIANKGYVKACLDNEALLKGINTLDGFVTYKAVAESHQLDYKDAVSILKSNN, from the coding sequence ATGAAAATAGGAGTACCGACTGAGATAAAAAATAATGAAAATCGAGTAGCGATGACACCTGCAGGCGTATTGAATCTTGTAGCATCCGGTCATGAAGTCTTTATCCAAAAAGGTGCTGGAATCGGATCAGGTTTTACAGATGAAGAATACGAAAGTGCGGGTGGTGTGATTGTAGAAACACCGACTCAGGCGTGGTCGATGGATATGGTCATGAAAGTAAAAGAACCGCTTCCTGAAGAGTACTGTTTTTTTCGAGAAGGTTTAATTTTATTCACTTATTTACATCTTGCGCCTGAGCCAGAACTAACAAAAGCATTAACGGACAATAAAGTAGTTGGTATTGCCTACGAGACGGTTCAATTGCCGAACGGTACACTTCCACTCCTTACACCGATGAGTGAAGTGGCAGGAAGAATGTCGGCGCAGATAGGTGCTCAATTTTTAGAGAAGCCAAAAGGCGGGCTTGGCATCCTCTTAAGTGGAATACCTGGAGTAAGACGTGGGAAAGTAACGGTTATTGGAGGCGGAGTAGTTGGGACGAATGCTGCTAAGATCGCAATGGGTCTTGGAGCGGATGTCACGATCATTGATTTAAACCCCGAACGACTTCGTCAGCTTGATGATATATTCGGTGTTGAGATCAACACGCTCATATCAAATCCACTCAATATCGCTCTTGCCGTTCAAGAATCAGCATTAGTGATTGGGGCCGTGTTAATTCCGGGAGCTCGGGCACCTAAGCTTGTGACCGAAGAGATGATTAAAGGCATGCAGCCAGGTTCTGTAATCGTAGATGTTGCCATTGATCAAGGCGGAATCTTTGAAACGGTGGACCGTATCACAACACATGATAATCCGACTTATGAAAAGCATGGTGTTCTTCATTATGCAGTGGCTAACATGCCAGGCGCTGTTCCGAGAACTTCAACGATCGGTCTAACTAACGTAACGGTACCTTACGCTCTTCAAATCGCAAACAAAGGTTATGTTAAAGCGTGTTTAGATAATGAAGCTCTACTTAAAGGGATCAATACGTTAGATGGGTTCGTAACCTACAAAGCGGTTGCTGAATCTCATCAACTAGACTATAAAGATGCTGTTTCCATTCTAAAATCAAACAACTAG
- the argH gene encoding argininosuccinate lyase produces the protein MKKLWGGRFSKQPEEWVDEFGASISFDQQLASQDIKGSLAHAKMLFQCKIIDESAYENIKNGLISLQSEAEEGELTYSVKYEDIHLNLEKLLTDKIGPDGGKLHTARSRNDQVATDFHLYVKEETLLIIAHIEELQKSLLHLAEEHVETIIPGYTHLQRAQPVSFAHHLLAYFWMLDRDKGRLQDSLKRSDMMPLGAGALAGTTFDIDRNITMNELGFRDKYLNSLDAVSDRDFAIECCSNASMIMMHLSRFCEELILWSSEEFGFIEISDSFTTGSSMMPQKKNPDMAELIRGKSGRVYGSLISLLTLMKGLPLAYNKDMQEDKEPVFDAVKTVKGCLSIMTGMMNEVKIHVDKMNKAVHQDFSNATELADYLAKKGIPFREAHELVGQMVLQCIQKGCYLLDVSLDEYQEWCPLVENDLFEALSPKTAVERRNSEGGTGFEAVRQQIDAAQSKMAVSNN, from the coding sequence GTGAAGAAGTTATGGGGAGGACGTTTCTCAAAACAACCTGAAGAATGGGTAGATGAGTTTGGGGCATCCATCTCTTTTGATCAGCAGTTGGCTAGTCAAGACATTAAAGGAAGTTTGGCTCATGCTAAGATGTTATTTCAATGTAAGATTATTGATGAGAGTGCCTACGAAAACATTAAGAATGGTTTGATTTCTCTTCAGTCAGAAGCGGAAGAAGGGGAACTTACGTATTCAGTAAAATACGAAGATATTCATTTGAACCTGGAAAAATTATTAACAGATAAAATCGGACCGGATGGTGGAAAGCTTCATACGGCAAGAAGTCGAAATGATCAAGTGGCAACAGATTTTCATCTCTATGTAAAAGAAGAAACGCTATTGATCATCGCTCATATTGAAGAATTACAAAAATCACTTTTACATCTTGCTGAAGAGCATGTAGAAACAATCATCCCTGGGTATACGCATCTTCAGCGTGCTCAGCCCGTTTCATTTGCTCATCATCTGTTGGCTTATTTTTGGATGCTGGATCGCGATAAAGGAAGACTACAAGATAGTCTAAAACGCAGTGATATGATGCCTCTTGGTGCAGGAGCTCTAGCGGGAACGACGTTTGATATCGACCGTAACATCACGATGAACGAACTTGGATTCAGAGACAAGTATCTCAATAGCTTGGATGCTGTGAGTGATCGAGATTTTGCGATCGAATGCTGCAGCAATGCTTCTATGATCATGATGCATCTTTCTCGTTTTTGTGAAGAACTGATCCTTTGGTCTTCAGAAGAGTTCGGGTTCATTGAGATCAGTGACAGCTTCACTACAGGCAGCTCCATGATGCCGCAAAAAAAGAATCCTGATATGGCTGAATTGATTCGAGGAAAAAGCGGGAGAGTCTATGGATCATTGATTTCCCTACTTACCTTAATGAAGGGATTGCCACTTGCATACAACAAAGACATGCAAGAAGACAAAGAACCCGTTTTTGATGCGGTAAAAACCGTTAAAGGATGTTTAAGCATCATGACAGGTATGATGAACGAAGTGAAAATTCATGTGGATAAGATGAATAAGGCCGTTCATCAAGACTTTTCTAATGCTACAGAGCTTGCAGATTATCTAGCGAAAAAAGGAATTCCGTTTCGAGAAGCACATGAATTAGTGGGTCAGATGGTTCTTCAATGCATTCAAAAAGGCTGCTACCTTCTTGATGTGTCTCTGGATGAATATCAGGAATGGTGTCCCCTCGTTGAAAATGATCTGTTTGAGGCTTTATCTCCAAAAACTGCCGTAGAGAGACGAAATTCTGAAGGTGGAACTGGATTTGAAGCGGTTCGCCAACAGATTGATGCCGCACAATCAAAAATGGCCGTTTCCAATAATTAG
- a CDS encoding argininosuccinate synthase produces the protein MGKKVVLAYSGGLDTSVAIPWLADKGYEVIALCLDVGEGKDLPFIQSKALSIGASESIVLDVQKEYADEYALVALQSHALYEGKYPLISALSRPLIAKKLVETAKKYGATAVAHGCTGKGNDQVRFEVSVSALAPELEILAPVREWSWSREEEIQYAKEHDIPVPIKKENPFSIDQNLWGRSNECGILEDPWAAPPEEAYEMTVALENTPDEPQIVEIGFEQGVPVSLNGQHVSLDVLINQLNEWGGAHGVGRIDHVENRLVGIKSREVYECPAATTLIKAHKELEDLTLVKEVAHFKPIIEKKMTELIYEGLWFSPLQASLKAFLDETQKHVTGTVRVKFFKGHAIVEGRKSPFSLYDEKLATYTSDDAFDHTAAKGFISLWGLPTKVSSMVQKNEVKV, from the coding sequence ATGGGGAAAAAGGTCGTTTTAGCTTATTCTGGAGGATTAGATACGTCTGTTGCCATTCCTTGGCTAGCGGATAAGGGATACGAAGTTATTGCATTATGCTTGGATGTAGGTGAAGGAAAGGACCTTCCTTTTATACAATCAAAGGCGTTATCAATAGGCGCATCTGAATCAATCGTACTTGATGTACAAAAAGAATACGCTGATGAATATGCATTAGTTGCTCTACAATCACATGCATTGTATGAAGGGAAATATCCACTCATCTCTGCATTAAGCAGACCGTTGATTGCGAAAAAATTAGTTGAAACTGCAAAAAAATATGGAGCTACAGCCGTTGCTCATGGCTGCACAGGAAAAGGAAACGACCAGGTTCGTTTTGAAGTTTCTGTTTCTGCACTCGCTCCTGAGCTTGAAATTCTAGCACCAGTTCGTGAATGGAGCTGGTCGCGAGAAGAAGAGATTCAATATGCAAAAGAACATGATATTCCTGTCCCGATCAAAAAAGAAAATCCGTTCTCTATCGATCAGAATCTATGGGGAAGAAGCAATGAATGTGGAATCTTAGAAGATCCTTGGGCTGCTCCACCAGAAGAAGCATATGAAATGACTGTTGCTCTTGAGAATACGCCAGATGAGCCTCAGATCGTAGAAATCGGATTTGAACAAGGTGTTCCGGTTTCACTGAACGGTCAGCATGTGTCGTTAGATGTGCTGATTAATCAGCTGAACGAGTGGGGAGGCGCACATGGTGTTGGACGAATCGACCATGTTGAAAATAGATTAGTAGGAATCAAATCACGTGAAGTATACGAGTGTCCAGCTGCAACAACGCTTATTAAAGCACATAAAGAGCTTGAAGATCTAACATTAGTTAAAGAAGTTGCTCATTTTAAACCCATTATTGAAAAGAAGATGACTGAACTGATCTATGAAGGTTTATGGTTCTCACCGCTACAGGCATCATTAAAAGCTTTTTTAGATGAAACGCAAAAACATGTAACAGGTACTGTACGTGTGAAATTCTTCAAAGGTCATGCCATCGTCGAAGGAAGAAAATCACCATTTTCTCTTTATGACGAAAAACTAGCAACGTATACATCAGATGATGCTTTTGATCATACAGCTGCGAAAGGATTCATCTCTTTATGGGGACTTCCTACAAAAGTTAGCAGTATGGTTCAAAAAAATGAGGTGAAAGTGTGA
- a CDS encoding metal-dependent hydrolase, with protein sequence MKVTYHGHSVLEIQTEKHSIWIDPFINGNGQAKIEVKDVKADVILLTHGHNDHVGDTVEIAKANNSLVVAPFELAEYIQTLGVEAHPMHIGGSRTFDFGKVKFTQAFHGSSYSQEDGTVVYTGMPAGILFSHDGKTLYHAGDTALFSDMKLIGEFAKPDLAFLPIGDNFTMGPEDALIAAEWIGAKVTVPIHYNTFPVIEQDPETSFTSKLGNKGKVLKSGESISV encoded by the coding sequence ATGAAAGTGACATACCACGGACATTCTGTACTTGAAATTCAAACCGAGAAACATTCCATTTGGATCGACCCTTTTATTAACGGTAATGGACAAGCTAAGATCGAGGTTAAGGACGTAAAAGCTGATGTGATTCTTTTAACACACGGTCATAATGATCATGTAGGGGATACAGTTGAGATCGCAAAAGCGAATAACAGCTTGGTCGTTGCGCCATTTGAACTTGCTGAGTACATACAAACACTCGGCGTAGAGGCACATCCTATGCACATCGGAGGAAGCCGAACATTTGATTTTGGAAAAGTAAAATTCACACAAGCCTTTCATGGATCAAGTTATTCACAAGAAGATGGCACTGTCGTATATACCGGAATGCCAGCGGGAATTTTATTCTCACATGATGGAAAAACGCTATACCATGCAGGAGATACAGCTCTATTCTCAGATATGAAATTAATCGGAGAGTTTGCAAAACCAGATCTTGCCTTCTTGCCTATTGGTGACAACTTTACGATGGGGCCAGAGGATGCATTAATCGCAGCAGAGTGGATCGGTGCAAAGGTGACCGTTCCCATCCATTACAATACGTTTCCTGTGATTGAACAGGATCCAGAAACCTCATTCACATCCAAGCTTGGAAACAAAGGAAAAGTCCTTAAAAGCGGTGAAAGTATAAGCGTATAA